CGGCGACTTTGAATTTTCTGGAGGGTTCAGAGCTTTTGTCCCTGTTGTGGCGCCACTTTCCCGTTCCCTCGTCCCATGCGTAAGGCTGCGCGCAGCTTACTTCCGTTACTAGGTCGCGTCCAACTATTCCCGGCGAGGAGTCGACTTTCTCGGCAAGAGCCTCAGGGCTTGTCTCTACGGTTGATATAATTCCCTTTATCGCTCCACCGATTCGTATGATCCTCGTAAGTTCCCTGGTGTCGATTCCCTGTATGCCGGGTATTCCATGTCTTGAGAGAAAACTGTCGAGGCTCTCTTTCGATCTCCAGTTGCTCGGGTGATCCCAGTATTCCTTTACGACGAAACCGCTTAGGTGAGGTTTCTCTGATTCGAAATCCTCGGGGTTGATTCCGTAGTTGCCTATCTCTGGGTAGGTCATTACGATTATCTGACCGTTATAGGAAGGATCCGTGAGTATTTCCTGGTAACCTGTTAAGGAGGTATTGAAAACAACTTCGCCGGCTGCCTCTTCTTGGGCTCCGAAGCTTGTGCCTTCAAATACTTTTCCGCCTTCAAGCGCTAGGTAAGCTTTTTTCATTGTTCAGGGGGTTAAAATATATATGCCTGTGCTAATGTCAAATCTTCCTTCCCCGCGGAGACTGACACGAGGTGTTCCAAAGTGCTTTCAGCGAAAACCCGACTTATTCCAATTAGCAAATTCTGTTGTATTATTTCTGGTCTTAAGGAGCGATTACATCCGGAAGCTTGCCGCTTTTGATGTAGCACGAAAATACCGATATGAATTGGGACCTCACTACTTATTTCCCCGAATTTCAGGGAGTTGAATATAAAGAGTTCAAAGAGAATCTCTCTGGAGGTATAAAGAGTCTTGACGAGAAGGCCTCGGCTTCTGAACCTCTTTGCGGAGAAAACCTTGCGTTCTGGAAAGATGTCTTCTTGGAAACGGAGAGGCTGATAAGCCAATATTCCCATATACGTTCCTACGTGGGATGTCTCAGCGCTTCGGATTCCAACAGGGAGGATTATCTGCGCGAGGAAGCGGCGATTTCCCTTCTCGGTTCGGATCTCGAGAAGCTTGAGGTCCAGCTGCAAAGAGCGCTTCGGGGTGCCGACGAAGATCTGCTTTTCGAGTTCGTCTCTTTCCCGGATATCGAGTCGGCTTCCTATTATGTGAGGCGCGTTTGGCGAAATTCCCGGTTCATCATGTCCGCTCCGAAGGAAATTCTGGCCTCGGAGCTCGGAGTCGACGGGATAAGCGCCTGGGGGCGGATCTACGATACCGTGTCTTCCAAGATGACGTTTGAGATGGTTTACCCCGAAGGGACGAAGAAAAGGCTTCCCATGTCCCAGAGAAGATCGCTTATGGAAAGTCCTGACAGAGAGATAAGAAAGGCCGCTTTTTCCGGGGGCAACGAGGCTTGGGAGGATTTTGAAGATGTGGCCGCCGGTGCCATAAACGCCATATCAGGAACCAGGCACACGCTCTACAGGCACAGGGAAATCGATCATTTCCTCGACGTAGCCCTCTTTGATGCGGCGATATCTAGACAGACTCTGGATTCCATGATGGAGGCAATACGGGAGACAGTCGAACTTCCAAGGAACATCCTTAGGCTCAAGGCCGAGACGCTGGGGCTCGACGGAATATCGTGGTACGATCTGGGAGCCCCAATGAATCTTGGCAAAACTGGCGGGGTTGGCTGGAGCGGTGCGAAATCCATGGTTTCCGATTCCTTTTCGGCTGCCTACGGCCGCCTCGGCGGTTTTTTTGACCACATATGCCGCAGCGAGTGGATAGACTGGGAAGTAAGGGAAGGAAAAAGACCCGGGGGATTCTGCACGGGTTCTCTTCTCACCGGGGAGTCAAGGATATTCATGACTTATAACGGCGGGGTAGGCGACATACTCACCCTCGCTCACGAGGCGGGCCATGCCTTTCATTCTCACGTGATGAGGGAACTTCGTCCCTATGCGCAGTTCTACCCCATGACGCTTGCCGAAACCGCCTCAACTTTCGGGGAAATGCTGCTTGCCGAAGGGCTGCTGCGAGATCCCTCAACGAGCGTTGAGGACAAGGTGCTTGTGAGGGACGCGGAAGTAAACCACGGGGCCATATATCTTCTGGACATCCCCGTCAGGTATGAGTTCGAAAGAAAGCTCTACGAACGGCGTGCCGAGGGGGAACTGACCGTGAGCGAGCTAAAGGAACTTATGACCGAGACCCAGAAGGAGATCTTCGGAGACGTGCTTTTGGAATGCGACCCGTTCTTCTGGGCCTCGAAGCTTCATTTTTACATAACGGGCGTCAGTTTCTATAATTTCCCCTACACTTTCGGTTACCTGCTGAGCAGGGCGCTTTTCGAGAAATTCAGGCAGCATGGGGAGGAATTTATTCCGGTTTACGAGGAGTTTCTCGCTCTCACCGGCTCGGACGATGCGGAAGGGGCGGTGAAAAGGTCAATCGGGGATGATATAACGAACAAGGATTTCTGGAAAGAGGCGATTGTTACCCTATCACGGCCGCTCGAGGAGCTCAAAGAACTTCTCCCCTCGGTTGCTACATAAGATTCCCGATAACCCTTTCCACGGGG
The genomic region above belongs to Candidatus Dadabacteria bacterium and contains:
- the carA gene encoding glutamine-hydrolyzing carbamoyl-phosphate synthase small subunit translates to MKKAYLALEGGKVFEGTSFGAQEEAAGEVVFNTSLTGYQEILTDPSYNGQIIVMTYPEIGNYGINPEDFESEKPHLSGFVVKEYWDHPSNWRSKESLDSFLSRHGIPGIQGIDTRELTRIIRIGGAIKGIISTVETSPEALAEKVDSSPGIVGRDLVTEVSCAQPYAWDEGTGKWRHNRDKSSEPSRKFKVAVYDFGIKRNILRELHDLGCETTVFPSKTDSKDILAIDPDGIFLSNGPGDPAAVKYASKNVKKLIGKKPIFGICLGHQILGLALGGKTFKLKFGHRGGNQPVKNLATGKVEITSQNHGFAVDPDSLKSNVAVSHINLNDQTVEGLKHKDYPLSCVQYHPEASPGPHDSSYLFRDFIEMMEDFSA
- a CDS encoding M3 family oligoendopeptidase — its product is MNWDLTTYFPEFQGVEYKEFKENLSGGIKSLDEKASASEPLCGENLAFWKDVFLETERLISQYSHIRSYVGCLSASDSNREDYLREEAAISLLGSDLEKLEVQLQRALRGADEDLLFEFVSFPDIESASYYVRRVWRNSRFIMSAPKEILASELGVDGISAWGRIYDTVSSKMTFEMVYPEGTKKRLPMSQRRSLMESPDREIRKAAFSGGNEAWEDFEDVAAGAINAISGTRHTLYRHREIDHFLDVALFDAAISRQTLDSMMEAIRETVELPRNILRLKAETLGLDGISWYDLGAPMNLGKTGGVGWSGAKSMVSDSFSAAYGRLGGFFDHICRSEWIDWEVREGKRPGGFCTGSLLTGESRIFMTYNGGVGDILTLAHEAGHAFHSHVMRELRPYAQFYPMTLAETASTFGEMLLAEGLLRDPSTSVEDKVLVRDAEVNHGAIYLLDIPVRYEFERKLYERRAEGELTVSELKELMTETQKEIFGDVLLECDPFFWASKLHFYITGVSFYNFPYTFGYLLSRALFEKFRQHGEEFIPVYEEFLALTGSDDAEGAVKRSIGDDITNKDFWKEAIVTLSRPLEELKELLPSVAT